From Streptomonospora salina, the proteins below share one genomic window:
- the macS gene encoding MacS family sensor histidine kinase, with protein MSAESPDSAPVTASEYGPGTASGHPVAGRADSAPAGSEPAGPSAGAEPSTAPPGLSTPLWRAIAVFRAASMVYAVFLMVQHLDLLARPWAAWAVLSAMAAWTAASAALYARPHRRRRTLLAADLAVAFGCLAATAVAVEPGYLRMAPPLTTTWFAGAVLAAAVLGGRRIALAAALAHGVVDIAVRTGLGLTVTAAVPRGVVLLLLAGYSLGYLANYAAAAERRFAEAVELEARTRERERLGRSIHDSVLQVLAMVQRRGAEAGGEAAELGALAGEQEARLRALIGGRYGTAAAGRAGAAAQEGPAGALAAVPAAGDAAPAADVAALLDAHAGARVTVSAPAAEVAVASRTARELDAAVREALGNVERHCPPRTRVWLLVEDEGETVVVTVRDDGPGIAPERLDEAAAQGRLGLAQSIRGRIADLGGTTEITTARGQGTEIEMRVPARRR; from the coding sequence ATGAGCGCCGAATCACCCGATTCCGCCCCCGTCACGGCTTCCGAGTACGGTCCGGGGACCGCTTCCGGCCACCCGGTTGCCGGGCGCGCCGACTCCGCCCCCGCGGGGTCGGAGCCCGCCGGCCCCTCCGCAGGCGCCGAGCCGTCCACCGCGCCGCCGGGGTTGTCCACGCCCCTGTGGCGCGCGATCGCCGTCTTCCGCGCCGCGTCGATGGTTTACGCCGTCTTCCTCATGGTCCAGCACCTCGACCTGCTGGCACGCCCGTGGGCCGCATGGGCGGTGCTGTCCGCCATGGCCGCCTGGACCGCCGCCTCCGCCGCGCTCTACGCCCGCCCGCACCGCCGCAGGCGGACCCTGCTCGCCGCCGACCTCGCCGTCGCATTCGGCTGCCTGGCCGCCACGGCCGTGGCGGTCGAACCCGGCTACCTGCGCATGGCCCCGCCGCTGACCACCACCTGGTTCGCGGGCGCGGTGCTGGCCGCCGCCGTACTCGGCGGGCGGCGCATCGCCCTGGCCGCGGCGCTCGCCCACGGCGTGGTCGACATCGCGGTGCGGACGGGCCTGGGCCTGACCGTCACCGCCGCGGTCCCGCGCGGCGTGGTGCTGCTGCTGTTGGCCGGGTACTCGCTCGGCTACCTCGCGAACTACGCCGCTGCGGCCGAGCGCCGCTTCGCCGAAGCCGTCGAACTGGAGGCGCGCACCCGCGAACGCGAGCGGCTCGGCCGATCGATCCACGACTCCGTGCTGCAGGTACTGGCGATGGTCCAGCGGCGCGGTGCCGAGGCGGGCGGCGAGGCCGCCGAACTCGGGGCGCTCGCCGGCGAGCAGGAGGCCCGCTTGCGGGCGCTGATCGGCGGGCGCTACGGCACGGCGGCCGCCGGACGGGCGGGGGCGGCCGCGCAGGAGGGCCCGGCGGGCGCCCTCGCGGCCGTACCCGCCGCAGGGGATGCGGCACCGGCCGCCGACGTGGCGGCCCTGCTCGACGCGCACGCCGGGGCCCGCGTCACGGTCTCGGCCCCGGCGGCCGAGGTCGCCGTGGCGTCGCGGACGGCCCGCGAGCTCGACGCGGCCGTGCGCGAAGCGCTGGGCAACGTCGAACGCCACTGCCCACCCCGGACCCGCGTCTGGCTGCTGGTGGAGGACGAGGGCGAGACCGTCGTGGTGACGGTCCGCGACGACGGCCCCGGCATCGCTCCCGAACGCCTCGACGAGGCCGCCGCTCAGGGCCGGCTGGGCCTGGCCCAGTCCATCCGCGGCCGCATCGCCGACCTCGGCGGCACGACCGAGATCACCACGGCCCGCGGGCAGGGTACCGAGATCGAGATGCGCGTGCCCGCCCGGCGCCGATAG